A window of Halococcus agarilyticus contains these coding sequences:
- a CDS encoding radical SAM/SPASM domain-containing protein, translating into MIPTSVSVFLDYQCNFACDHCSVGSSPETKFEMPDDLRGDVFDELETLDTLQLVCFTGGECTLHKDKLLEGIERCSEAGLNTRIVTNAWWAHDMDNTHDMLQDLVDAGLDEINTSYDDFHTEYMDFENIVNMIEASLEYDELSAVALACIIGSEEPEYDLERMEAAIEERVGRPVGEIGKLHTLQDAAAPMGSGIQLDPSRYSAVKDVDVGCRDVVSTFSIHPDGSVKVCCGHAQFYRPDLTMGNLKEDSLVNIIQNSQDNLVYWLIHEVGPKRLLDRMGVDPAVEYTGICHACHDLLGDYRDEFLEYVRENRTELIKSDVFLSDRTEKNVARLAENKDEIMRKLDDIDVTGTDDKVRT; encoded by the coding sequence ATGATTCCAACGTCAGTTTCGGTGTTTCTCGACTATCAGTGTAACTTCGCCTGTGATCACTGTAGCGTGGGGAGCAGTCCGGAAACGAAATTCGAAATGCCGGACGACTTGCGGGGGGACGTGTTCGACGAACTTGAGACCCTCGACACGCTCCAGCTGGTGTGTTTCACCGGCGGTGAATGTACGCTTCACAAGGACAAGCTCCTCGAAGGAATCGAACGATGTTCCGAAGCGGGTCTCAACACCCGAATCGTCACGAACGCCTGGTGGGCGCACGATATGGATAACACCCACGATATGCTCCAGGACCTCGTTGACGCAGGCCTCGACGAGATCAACACCAGCTACGACGATTTCCACACGGAGTACATGGACTTCGAGAACATCGTGAACATGATCGAGGCGTCCCTGGAGTACGATGAACTCAGCGCTGTTGCGCTGGCCTGTATCATCGGTAGCGAGGAGCCCGAGTACGACCTAGAGCGGATGGAAGCAGCCATCGAAGAACGGGTCGGTCGCCCGGTCGGTGAAATCGGAAAGCTACACACCCTCCAAGACGCGGCCGCGCCGATGGGTTCGGGCATCCAGCTGGACCCCAGCAGGTACTCCGCAGTCAAAGACGTCGACGTCGGGTGTCGCGACGTCGTTAGCACCTTTTCGATTCACCCGGACGGGTCGGTCAAAGTCTGCTGTGGTCACGCCCAGTTCTATCGCCCCGACCTCACGATGGGGAACCTGAAAGAGGACTCGCTGGTCAATATCATCCAGAACTCGCAGGACAATCTCGTCTACTGGCTCATACACGAGGTCGGACCGAAACGGCTCCTCGATCGCATGGGCGTCGACCCGGCAGTCGAGTACACCGGCATCTGCCACGCCTGTCACGATCTGCTGGGTGACTACCGAGACGAGTTTCTCGAATACGTCCGCGAAAATCGGACGGAACTCATCAAAAGCGACGTGTTCCTCAGCGATCGTACCGAAAAGAACGTCGCCCGGCTCGCCGAGAACAAAGACGAAATCATGCGAAAGCTCGATGACATCGATGTGACTGGGACCGACGACAAAGTCAGAACCTGA
- a CDS encoding YIP1 family protein, producing the protein MFGHNRKNTATMTNKQYKNPVPLVLDLLFDLREIVDRQELDQLRTPAAIVLLAAVSNLVSAIASVRWVAPVLPGSTTNIYLISAVTAVLLPLAVWIGTAVAFYVIATLSFIDVDLRATVWLTGVGMIPYVLSSLLGTAATLFAITQISAPESVELVQARSSIIQSFTVVRFTNILYPIAVVWTGVNWIKMGSAAWDVSTKRAAKIVCGPLVLLLAIFITIKFKSVFNKRYINDRKQ; encoded by the coding sequence ATGTTCGGCCACAACCGCAAGAACACCGCAACAATGACAAATAAACAGTATAAAAACCCAGTCCCCCTGGTTCTCGATCTTCTGTTCGATCTGCGAGAGATCGTCGACCGGCAGGAACTGGATCAACTTCGGACGCCAGCGGCGATCGTCCTACTGGCTGCTGTATCGAACCTCGTCAGTGCGATAGCGAGTGTCAGGTGGGTAGCGCCCGTCCTTCCCGGCTCGACGACGAATATCTATCTCATCTCGGCTGTGACTGCCGTCCTGTTACCGCTTGCAGTCTGGATCGGGACGGCTGTCGCGTTCTACGTGATCGCGACGTTGAGCTTCATCGATGTCGATTTGAGAGCGACCGTCTGGTTGACGGGTGTCGGGATGATACCGTACGTCCTCAGTTCACTCCTCGGGACGGCCGCGACGCTGTTCGCTATCACGCAGATCTCGGCCCCTGAGTCCGTAGAACTCGTTCAGGCGCGCTCCTCGATAATCCAGTCCTTTACCGTCGTGCGATTCACGAATATCCTCTATCCCATAGCGGTGGTCTGGACGGGTGTAAACTGGATCAAGATGGGGTCGGCCGCCTGGGATGTATCTACGAAACGGGCGGCGAAAATCGTCTGTGGGCCGCTCGTCTTGCTCTTGGCCATATTTATAACAATAAAATTTAAATCTGTATTTAATAAGAGGTATATTAATGACAGAAAACAATGA
- a CDS encoding ABC transporter ATP-binding protein, producing MTGIAYSSVTAGYKSLRVLDDVTLELDRGFNVLLGPNGCGKTTLFRCGCGILEPDEGTVLVDGRSPYEEASVKRDVSYLPHRPVLNTGLTVRQNLRFWGKVQNLPTETVSDRIEQLADRFDFRELLDRNAGELSRGQSQRASIGQALLPDPSVLFLDEATTGLDPMIAQDIRSYLDQLGKTQTVIYSTHDLNEADDLAERLLIMRDGQLVFDGSIEEVRDRAFERPTIGFEAVDTDAARQALESEGYEPAVEDSYVVVTKRPETEMSDLVTRLARDGINVREVKMMENSVKSLYKNIEANYE from the coding sequence ATGACCGGTATCGCTTACTCTTCGGTGACGGCAGGATACAAGTCGTTGCGCGTCCTCGACGACGTGACTCTCGAGTTGGATCGGGGCTTCAATGTCCTCCTCGGCCCGAACGGCTGCGGGAAGACCACGCTGTTTCGCTGTGGGTGCGGGATTCTGGAGCCCGACGAGGGCACGGTTTTGGTCGACGGGCGGAGCCCGTACGAAGAAGCGAGCGTGAAACGGGACGTGAGTTACCTCCCACATCGTCCGGTTCTCAACACCGGGTTGACGGTGCGGCAGAATCTCAGGTTCTGGGGGAAGGTACAGAACCTCCCGACGGAAACTGTCTCCGACCGGATCGAGCAGCTGGCGGACCGATTCGATTTCCGCGAACTTTTGGATCGTAACGCTGGCGAGTTGAGCCGTGGGCAGTCCCAGCGTGCATCGATAGGACAGGCGCTCCTTCCGGACCCGTCAGTGTTGTTTCTCGACGAGGCGACGACCGGACTCGATCCGATGATCGCACAGGATATCCGTTCCTATCTCGATCAGCTGGGCAAGACACAGACGGTCATCTATTCGACCCACGACCTGAACGAGGCAGACGACCTGGCGGAACGTCTGCTCATAATGCGGGACGGCCAACTGGTGTTCGACGGAAGCATCGAGGAGGTCCGTGACCGCGCCTTCGAACGACCGACCATCGGTTTCGAGGCTGTCGATACCGATGCAGCTCGCCAGGCCCTCGAGAGCGAGGGCTACGAACCGGCGGTCGAAGATTCGTACGTGGTCGTGACCAAGCGACCGGAGACCGAGATGAGCGATCTCGTCACGAGGCTCGCACGAGACGGCATCAACGTTCGAGAGGTGAAGATGATGGAGAACTCCGTCAAATCACTGTACAAGAACATCGAGGCGAACTATGAGTAA